A single window of Granulicella cerasi DNA harbors:
- a CDS encoding SDR family oxidoreductase, with translation MSNMPATTTPNATGSNAAVIAATKKGSTEPYTPKRILILGATSGMAEETARLWAERGDSLFLVARDSNKLAAVAADLKIRGASYVDSAVADLDDTARHPELLAHAINSLGGLDVAFVVMGLLGDQTASEKNFTDAHRVLHTNYTAPASLLTWLGNYCAQRHSGTLAVVSSVAGERGRKSNYVYGSAKSGLTAFTDGLRNRIDRDGVRVMTIKPGPVKTAMTESMTNPPPGMISVESAAQILVRGIDKGTDILYVPGKFRLIMAIIRAIPESIFKKLNL, from the coding sequence ATGAGCAACATGCCTGCCACTACTACTCCAAACGCTACAGGCTCCAACGCTGCCGTCATTGCTGCCACAAAGAAGGGAAGCACCGAGCCTTACACGCCGAAGCGCATCTTGATCCTCGGCGCGACCAGCGGCATGGCGGAAGAGACCGCGCGCCTGTGGGCCGAGCGCGGCGATAGCCTCTTCCTCGTCGCACGCGACAGCAACAAGCTCGCCGCCGTTGCTGCGGACCTCAAGATTCGCGGCGCATCGTACGTGGACTCCGCTGTGGCCGACCTCGACGACACCGCGCGCCACCCAGAGCTGCTCGCGCACGCAATCAACTCGCTCGGCGGTCTTGATGTGGCCTTCGTCGTCATGGGACTGCTCGGCGATCAGACCGCGTCGGAGAAGAACTTCACGGACGCACACCGTGTGCTGCACACGAACTACACCGCCCCGGCGAGCCTGCTCACCTGGCTCGGCAACTACTGCGCGCAGCGTCACTCGGGCACGCTTGCCGTCGTGAGTTCGGTGGCGGGCGAGCGCGGCCGCAAGTCGAACTACGTGTACGGCTCAGCAAAATCTGGCCTCACGGCGTTCACGGACGGCCTTCGCAATCGTATTGATCGCGACGGCGTTCGCGTGATGACGATCAAGCCCGGCCCGGTGAAGACCGCGATGACCGAGTCGATGACGAACCCGCCTCCGGGTATGATCTCAGTCGAGTCCGCCGCACAGATCCTCGTTCGCGGCATCGACAAGGGCACGGACATCCTCTACGTCCCCGGCAAGTTTCGCCTGATCATGGCAATCATCCGCGCCATCCCTGAAAGCATCTTCAAGAAGCTCAATCTCTAA
- a CDS encoding FAD-binding oxidoreductase produces the protein MPDTPTQEPLLHTRTAPDEPFTGTPPFESWGRYPRFNATVKELHWQSDFPRIIDGVHEGALAVGMGRSYGDVGLLKDGTLVHTTSMNRLLHWDPETGVLTAEAGITLAQILDFAVPRGFFLPVTPGTKFVTLGGAIANDVHGKNHEAAGSFGNHVPRFELVRSDGTRLLCSATENPDLFAATIGGMGLTGVIVWAQLRLKPIVSRMIDYEGIQFHGIDEFLDIKKAYPNVEYTVSWLDCVSQGKNFARGIYMLGDHSKDPGELKPSGKPKLTFPIEAPGFMLNKLSISAFNTVFFHKQMKKHVITKQDYEPFFYPLDAVHKWNRMYGKRGLVQFQFALPWETSKEGTIAMLQEITKSGLASFLAVLKTFGDVPSLGMMSFPMPGFMFALDFPIKDITFPLMQRLGDMTKDYGGRLYPAKDACMTPEQFRAYYPQFERFARYKDPAITSSFWERVAGGSR, from the coding sequence ATGCCCGACACCCCCACGCAAGAGCCTCTGCTGCACACGCGCACGGCCCCCGATGAACCCTTCACCGGCACGCCTCCGTTCGAGTCATGGGGGCGCTATCCACGCTTCAACGCGACCGTGAAGGAACTGCACTGGCAGAGCGACTTTCCGCGCATCATCGACGGCGTGCATGAAGGCGCGCTCGCCGTGGGCATGGGGCGCAGCTACGGCGACGTAGGTCTGCTCAAAGACGGCACGCTGGTTCACACCACCAGCATGAACCGCTTGCTGCACTGGGACCCTGAGACCGGCGTGCTTACCGCAGAAGCTGGCATCACGCTGGCGCAGATCCTTGACTTCGCCGTGCCGCGCGGCTTCTTCCTGCCCGTTACGCCCGGCACGAAGTTCGTGACGCTCGGCGGCGCGATCGCCAACGACGTACACGGCAAGAACCACGAGGCCGCAGGCTCCTTCGGCAATCACGTCCCACGCTTTGAACTCGTACGCTCCGACGGCACGCGCTTGTTGTGCTCAGCCACCGAGAACCCCGACCTGTTTGCGGCCACCATCGGCGGTATGGGGCTCACAGGTGTCATTGTCTGGGCGCAGCTTCGCCTGAAGCCCATCGTCAGCCGCATGATCGACTACGAGGGCATCCAGTTCCACGGCATCGACGAGTTCCTCGACATCAAGAAGGCGTACCCCAACGTGGAGTACACCGTGTCATGGCTCGACTGTGTTTCGCAGGGCAAGAACTTCGCGCGCGGTATCTACATGCTCGGCGACCACTCGAAGGACCCCGGCGAACTCAAGCCCTCCGGCAAGCCCAAGCTCACGTTCCCCATCGAAGCCCCGGGCTTCATGCTGAACAAGCTCTCGATCTCCGCGTTCAACACGGTCTTCTTCCATAAGCAGATGAAGAAGCACGTCATCACCAAGCAGGACTACGAGCCGTTCTTCTACCCGCTCGACGCCGTGCACAAGTGGAACCGCATGTACGGTAAGCGTGGCCTTGTGCAGTTCCAGTTCGCCTTGCCGTGGGAGACCAGCAAGGAAGGCACCATCGCCATGCTGCAGGAGATCACCAAGTCCGGCCTCGCCAGCTTCCTCGCTGTGCTCAAGACCTTCGGCGACGTGCCTTCGCTCGGCATGATGAGCTTCCCGATGCCCGGCTTCATGTTCGCGCTCGACTTCCCCATCAAGGACATCACCTTCCCGCTCATGCAGCGCCTCGGCGACATGACGAAGGACTACGGCGGCCGCCTCTACCCGGCCAAGGACGCCTGCATGACGCCCGAACAGTTCCGCGCCTACTACCCGCAGTTCGAGCGCTTCGCGCGCTACAAGGACCCCGCCATCACGTCGAGCTTCTGGGAGCGCGTCGCAGGAGGTTCGCGATGA
- a CDS encoding polysaccharide deacetylase family protein, with the protein MNLRAAVSVVCLLASTACLAQQPTVAPAAKTAPAQEKKPGQLAITFDDLPEHSSLPQGMTRLEIAQRILKVIQQEHLPPITGMVNGFWLERDPKGSAGVLEAWRDAGQPIASHTWSHMNLNEKPLEQWTADVEKNEPLLQKMAAYPASAPQKQSWKYLRYPFLAEGETPEKKAAAVAWLTQHGYMIADVTMSWGDYNWNSVYARCVAKQEKTAIQRLHDTYLAAARQNMWAERLTSLQAFQRDIPHVVLMHIGAFDAMMFPELIAQMRADGYTFVSLPQAEMDPAYSTPLSRRAGGGFLEDQVAHAKGLPIQHRDDYSKELEAMCR; encoded by the coding sequence ATGAATCTCCGCGCTGCCGTTTCCGTCGTCTGCCTGCTCGCCTCCACTGCCTGCCTTGCGCAGCAGCCTACGGTCGCCCCTGCCGCGAAAACCGCGCCTGCACAGGAAAAGAAGCCGGGCCAGCTCGCGATCACCTTCGACGACCTGCCGGAGCACAGCTCGCTGCCGCAGGGCATGACGCGCCTCGAGATCGCGCAGCGCATCCTCAAGGTGATTCAGCAGGAGCACCTGCCGCCGATCACCGGCATGGTCAACGGTTTCTGGCTGGAGCGCGACCCTAAGGGCTCCGCCGGCGTGCTCGAGGCCTGGCGTGACGCAGGCCAGCCCATCGCGAGCCACACCTGGTCGCACATGAACCTCAACGAGAAGCCGCTGGAGCAGTGGACCGCGGACGTCGAAAAGAACGAGCCGCTGCTGCAGAAGATGGCGGCGTACCCGGCCTCGGCACCGCAGAAGCAGTCGTGGAAGTACCTCCGCTATCCGTTCCTCGCCGAGGGCGAGACGCCCGAGAAGAAGGCTGCCGCCGTCGCGTGGCTCACGCAGCACGGCTATATGATCGCCGACGTCACCATGAGCTGGGGCGACTACAACTGGAACTCCGTCTACGCGCGCTGCGTCGCCAAACAGGAGAAGACCGCCATCCAGCGCCTACACGACACCTATCTCGCTGCGGCGCGGCAGAACATGTGGGCCGAGCGCCTGACGAGCCTGCAGGCTTTCCAGCGCGACATCCCGCACGTCGTGCTCATGCACATCGGAGCCTTTGACGCGATGATGTTCCCCGAGCTGATCGCGCAGATGCGTGCGGATGGCTACACCTTCGTCTCGCTGCCGCAAGCGGAGATGGACCCGGCCTACAGCACTCCTCTCTCGAGGCGCGCAGGCGGTGGCTTCCTCGAAGACCAGGTCGCCCACGCAAAGGGCCTGCCCATCCAGCATCGCGATGACTACTCCAAGGAGCTCGAAGCGATGTGCCGCTAA
- a CDS encoding TonB-dependent receptor, whose product MFDPSNFRVAKAVRRGLLVLACVAAVTAGHAQSARGVITGTVQDPSGATVPNANVTLRSPSQGTTTGVHTNSAGIYRFEGVNPGDYVVTVAAPGFSKSEVPATVHVGDTVGRDFKMAVGAASDTVEVSTSNLELQTEDAVRGSTITSKELAELPLASLNSLNLITTNPGVVRSNQGGSLDSGIGGVNGARARSNNFLIDGLNNNDISVAGPQATITNNDELSEVNFQTSNFSPEFGRAGGAVVSQITKSGTNKWHGTIATEYRSQYFNASTQTQRNAYTSALATYNTAVLTNPNYPVPMLKNKFHDIYPAITIGGPLVIPHLYDGHDRTFIFGGGQLDRYVANSLATFSNVPTDAGIATLQTLASSCPNVAFYLNLLQQAGNPRGSASGVGTGTVDISAPTSAAAPTCNGVARTGSVSYGQFYRYARDVYQDDNFLVRVDHKASSKQDMMFRFLFDDNNETLGGAEGLGPQFDVPGRYRNMGAAFTDVYQIRNNLVNEFRFGFVRNNLRYDIPSDHTLAQTLPAYGFSGTGTLAIPSVSSSFNQGRISNNFEYEDVVTYIKGHHAFKFGVEIQRQLAIQQAPFNGRGTVTYTACTTTSCSPGGISTTISAFSNFIDNYAGVTTSPVAKVFDTVYPNQPGKYRPNLFSYSFFVQDTYKMTPNLSIVYGVRYENFGQPANGALSHPAFNGYGTNDFAGISKVNVDNNNIGPTIGFSYQPHTGSGLFNGRTVIRGGYQLTYDTFFNNLLSNAKAASPNSPSNLPVPSTSTTTTPRGLSNPAALLASAVPTLTPYTTEMSDLKKDLRNPYYHHFSLGIQEELPGHILLDIAYVGTQGRQLFFTDPLNPALPNATFTGTATQTTSLYGSQTLRLYANRGTIQIRDGGATSNYNSVQVQVRHSGLKTVAGRLYFTSSYTYGKSLDVISETFATNSSAQNPSRSPAVADIRSLDYGPSDNDRRHVSSTVVNFQVRGPESGVLARVLGGWSIAPILTVQSGTPYTVLNGVDRDLDGSSIGDRADIGNKNAPFDSRGMVTTACASGLYDGGKYAAAVAAGVATATAISTNCTTRDQVRFVQVTNYNVNQTQGRNSQYTTRYLNLDTNVLKKIKITGRVNAEVGATFLNVTNNQNFDTPSAYITSLSTYGNTSNFLNYSIPSGGSRTMRLRAKILF is encoded by the coding sequence ATGTTCGATCCCTCTAATTTTCGCGTAGCCAAGGCCGTCCGTCGTGGACTTCTCGTCCTTGCCTGCGTTGCTGCTGTGACCGCCGGTCATGCGCAGTCCGCTCGTGGCGTCATCACCGGTACGGTGCAGGATCCCAGCGGCGCCACTGTGCCCAACGCCAATGTGACACTGCGTTCGCCCTCGCAGGGCACCACTACCGGTGTGCACACGAACTCGGCCGGCATCTATCGCTTTGAAGGTGTGAACCCCGGCGACTACGTTGTCACCGTCGCGGCTCCTGGCTTCTCGAAGTCGGAAGTTCCTGCAACGGTTCACGTCGGCGACACGGTCGGTCGCGACTTCAAGATGGCCGTGGGCGCAGCCTCGGACACCGTCGAAGTCAGCACCAGCAATCTGGAACTGCAGACCGAAGATGCTGTTCGTGGAAGCACGATCACCTCGAAGGAACTGGCGGAGCTTCCGCTCGCCAGCCTGAACTCGCTGAACCTGATTACGACCAACCCGGGCGTGGTTCGCTCCAACCAGGGTGGTTCGCTCGATAGCGGTATCGGCGGCGTCAATGGCGCGCGCGCCCGCTCGAACAACTTCCTGATTGACGGTTTGAACAACAACGACATCTCCGTCGCTGGCCCTCAGGCGACCATCACGAATAACGATGAGTTGTCGGAAGTGAACTTCCAGACTTCGAACTTCTCACCCGAGTTTGGTCGCGCTGGCGGTGCTGTTGTTTCGCAGATCACCAAGTCGGGCACCAACAAGTGGCACGGCACGATCGCCACGGAATATCGTAGCCAGTACTTCAACGCCAGCACGCAGACACAGCGCAACGCCTATACCAGCGCTTTGGCGACCTACAACACAGCTGTTCTGACCAATCCGAACTACCCTGTTCCGATGCTCAAGAACAAGTTCCACGATATCTACCCGGCGATCACGATCGGCGGACCGCTGGTGATTCCGCACTTGTACGACGGGCATGATCGCACCTTCATCTTCGGTGGCGGCCAGCTGGACCGTTACGTCGCGAACTCACTGGCGACGTTCTCGAACGTGCCTACGGATGCCGGTATCGCCACGCTGCAAACGCTGGCTTCCTCCTGCCCGAACGTTGCTTTCTACCTGAACCTGCTGCAGCAGGCGGGGAACCCCCGCGGCTCCGCGTCCGGCGTGGGTACCGGCACCGTCGACATTTCGGCTCCGACTTCGGCCGCTGCGCCGACGTGCAACGGTGTTGCACGCACCGGTTCGGTCTCCTACGGCCAGTTCTATCGTTATGCCCGCGACGTCTACCAGGATGACAATTTCCTTGTCCGCGTGGATCACAAGGCTTCCAGCAAGCAGGACATGATGTTCCGTTTCCTGTTTGACGACAACAACGAAACTCTTGGCGGTGCAGAAGGCCTCGGCCCGCAGTTTGACGTACCGGGTCGCTATCGCAACATGGGCGCTGCGTTCACCGACGTCTATCAGATCCGCAACAATCTCGTGAACGAGTTCCGCTTCGGATTCGTGCGCAACAACCTGCGCTACGACATTCCGAGCGACCATACTTTGGCTCAGACTCTTCCTGCGTATGGCTTCTCGGGCACGGGTACCCTGGCAATTCCTTCGGTCAGCTCGTCCTTTAACCAGGGCCGTATCTCGAACAACTTCGAGTATGAAGACGTCGTAACCTACATCAAGGGTCATCACGCCTTCAAGTTCGGCGTCGAAATTCAGCGCCAGCTCGCTATCCAGCAGGCACCGTTCAACGGACGCGGTACGGTTACTTACACGGCCTGCACCACGACGAGCTGCTCGCCGGGCGGTATCTCCACCACGATCTCCGCGTTCTCGAACTTCATCGACAACTACGCTGGTGTCACCACCAGCCCGGTTGCGAAGGTGTTCGATACGGTGTATCCGAATCAGCCGGGCAAGTACCGTCCGAACCTGTTCTCTTACTCGTTCTTCGTGCAGGACACGTACAAGATGACGCCGAACCTCAGCATCGTCTACGGCGTGCGCTATGAGAACTTCGGCCAGCCCGCAAACGGAGCGCTGAGCCATCCCGCCTTCAATGGCTACGGCACGAACGACTTCGCCGGCATCTCGAAGGTGAACGTAGACAACAACAATATTGGACCCACCATCGGCTTCTCCTACCAGCCGCATACGGGTTCCGGTCTCTTCAACGGCCGCACCGTGATCCGCGGTGGCTACCAGTTGACCTACGACACGTTCTTCAACAATCTGCTGTCGAACGCCAAGGCTGCATCGCCGAACTCGCCGTCGAACCTGCCGGTTCCTAGCACCTCGACGACGACGACACCTCGTGGTCTCAGCAATCCGGCTGCTCTTCTTGCCTCGGCGGTTCCGACGCTGACGCCGTACACCACGGAAATGTCGGACCTCAAGAAGGACCTCCGCAACCCTTACTATCACCACTTCTCGCTCGGCATCCAGGAAGAACTGCCTGGCCACATCCTGCTCGACATCGCTTACGTTGGAACGCAGGGTCGTCAGCTCTTCTTCACCGATCCCCTGAACCCGGCGCTGCCGAACGCTACCTTCACGGGCACGGCGACGCAGACCACTTCGCTCTACGGCTCGCAGACTCTGCGCCTGTATGCGAACCGCGGCACGATCCAGATTCGTGACGGCGGTGCGACGTCCAACTACAACTCGGTGCAGGTGCAGGTTCGCCACTCCGGTCTCAAGACCGTAGCCGGCCGCCTCTACTTCACCAGCTCGTACACCTATGGCAAGAGCCTCGACGTCATCTCGGAGACCTTCGCCACCAACTCTTCGGCTCAGAACCCTTCGCGTTCGCCCGCAGTGGCTGATATTCGTTCGCTCGATTACGGTCCCTCGGACAATGATCGCCGTCACGTATCCTCCACCGTCGTCAACTTCCAGGTTCGTGGACCGGAAAGCGGCGTTCTGGCACGCGTACTCGGTGGCTGGTCCATCGCTCCGATCCTCACGGTTCAGAGCGGTACTCCGTACACCGTCCTGAACGGTGTTGACCGCGATCTCGATGGTTCATCCATCGGCGACCGCGCAGACATCGGCAACAAGAATGCTCCGTTTGATTCGCGTGGCATGGTCACCACGGCCTGCGCAAGTGGTCTGTATGACGGCGGCAAGTACGCTGCTGCTGTGGCTGCCGGTGTGGCTACGGCCACGGCCATCTCCACCAACTGCACCACGCGTGACCAGGTCCGCTTTGTACAGGTCACCAACTACAACGTGAACCAGACGCAGGGCCGTAACTCGCAGTACACGACGCGCTACCTCAACCTCGACACGAACGTTCTGAAGAAGATCAAGATCACCGGCCGCGTGAATGCCGAAGTGGGCGCGACCTTCCTCAACGTGACGAACAACCAGAACTTCGATACTCCGTCTGCCTACATCACCTCGCTGT
- the rpmI gene encoding 50S ribosomal protein L35 — translation MPKLKTHSGAAKRFKKTASGKFKRGQSKMRHILTSKSVKTKRHLRQITLVSVADTPKVARMLPYA, via the coding sequence ATGCCAAAGTTGAAGACCCACTCGGGCGCGGCGAAGCGCTTCAAGAAGACTGCATCCGGCAAGTTCAAGCGCGGCCAGTCCAAGATGCGCCACATCCTTACGTCGAAGTCGGTGAAGACGAAGCGTCATCTTCGTCAGATCACCCTCGTCTCCGTAGCGGATACGCCGAAGGTCGCCCGCATGCTTCCTTACGCTTAA
- a CDS encoding polysaccharide deacetylase family protein, protein MHLRRLGLAWLFFVAMAAAAHAQGPQVVFTFDDLPAHGPLPPGMTRPMPVKSILATLKAEKMPPVYGFANGYRVAQYPYQIEILDAWRAAGEPIGSHTWSHPELDLMTAQGYIDDIKQNEPLLKRVHPVGDWHWFRYPFLEEGNTLAKRDAVRSWLFRNGYHVAEISLDFQDYNWNDAYARCALKHDERAIKDLHDTYLQAASEASKAFRQLSHTLYGRDIPYILLMHVGAFDAKMLPELIQQFRSEGYSFIKLEQAEADDAYQFDPHVTTKGGSTFMEQVAAARKVTVPELPDFTDELNKACRESKESGKVKE, encoded by the coding sequence ATGCACCTCCGCCGTCTCGGCCTCGCGTGGTTGTTCTTCGTTGCGATGGCGGCGGCTGCGCATGCGCAGGGTCCACAGGTGGTCTTCACGTTCGACGACCTTCCCGCACACGGCCCGCTGCCCCCGGGCATGACGCGCCCGATGCCGGTAAAGAGCATTCTTGCCACGCTGAAAGCTGAGAAGATGCCGCCGGTCTACGGCTTCGCGAACGGCTATCGCGTCGCGCAGTACCCCTACCAGATCGAGATCCTCGACGCGTGGCGCGCGGCCGGTGAACCCATCGGCAGCCACACCTGGTCGCACCCCGAGCTCGACCTGATGACGGCGCAGGGCTACATCGACGACATCAAGCAGAATGAGCCGCTGCTCAAGCGCGTGCATCCTGTCGGCGACTGGCACTGGTTCCGCTACCCGTTCCTCGAAGAAGGCAACACGCTCGCCAAGCGGGACGCCGTGCGCTCGTGGCTCTTCAGGAACGGCTATCACGTCGCCGAAATCTCGCTCGACTTCCAGGATTACAACTGGAACGACGCTTACGCGCGCTGCGCGCTGAAGCATGATGAGCGCGCGATCAAAGACCTGCACGACACCTATCTGCAAGCCGCGTCGGAAGCTTCGAAGGCTTTCCGTCAGCTCTCGCACACGCTCTATGGCCGCGACATCCCGTACATCCTGCTGATGCATGTCGGCGCCTTCGACGCGAAGATGCTGCCCGAACTCATTCAGCAATTCCGCAGCGAAGGCTACAGCTTCATCAAGCTGGAACAGGCCGAAGCCGATGATGCCTACCAGTTCGATCCGCACGTCACCACCAAGGGCGGCTCGACCTTCATGGAGCAGGTCGCCGCCGCACGCAAGGTGACCGTCCCCGAGCTGCCTGACTTCACTGACGAGCTCAATAAAGCCTGCCGCGAATCAAAAGAATCGGGAAAGGTGAAGGAGTAG
- a CDS encoding GGDEF domain-containing protein encodes MTTVTSIRSLAPEMASEHRPVELSGTVTALSGWKNSFFLADSTGGISIDRLTQAPLTAAGDRVTVHGHTEPGLFAPIVVADNVTVTGHQSLAEPKLLPAADLQGGVHDSERVAVRGIVRTAAIQTLWGHPRLVLTVDIGDSLLVTAVVQAFKPEDVHALTAAVVRLKGVCGTVFNDRRQYIGIRLFVTDLDDIAIERPAPREPFDLPNRPLNAMLQFRQGRDGVDMVKVTGTVTWSRAGEGLYLEDNEGGSLFVQSGLDRKVPLGTRVEAVGYPGKGTYAPQMENAIFQELGSAPPLRPLEVRASEMIVNRDGFQVAPHDSQLVKLSGKLREQFERGNEEVLLLQDGNTVFSARIPHSAMHREYSKGSTLSVTGVAMMIVDQSREPKAVVVMMRVPEDVVVVHGAPWWSAEHLSWLAGVLAVLAVLLFGIIAFLRRQAALREMVFTDQLTGLYNRRGFMAFAQAHWVKAQKLRTPLLLIYIDLDLFKQINDTHGHKMGDEALKRVGELLMSSFRKSDVIGRMGGDEFAAVALDGSPELAAELCDRIRSEVEATNAKHRYPFELSLSLGSVVCDPAKQGGSIEDLLAQADEIMYEQKRQRKAERAMAAAG; translated from the coding sequence ATGACCACGGTCACCTCCATCCGCTCACTGGCGCCGGAGATGGCCTCGGAGCACCGCCCGGTGGAGCTATCGGGCACCGTCACCGCGCTCTCCGGCTGGAAGAACAGCTTCTTTCTCGCGGACAGCACCGGCGGCATCTCGATTGATCGCCTGACGCAGGCTCCGCTAACCGCCGCGGGCGATCGCGTGACGGTGCACGGGCACACCGAGCCGGGACTGTTTGCGCCGATTGTCGTGGCGGACAATGTGACCGTCACCGGACACCAGTCGCTGGCCGAGCCGAAGCTGCTGCCTGCGGCCGACCTGCAGGGCGGAGTCCATGACAGCGAACGCGTTGCCGTGCGCGGCATCGTGCGCACCGCGGCGATCCAGACGCTGTGGGGACACCCACGCCTGGTCCTCACCGTAGACATCGGCGACAGCCTGCTCGTGACTGCGGTCGTGCAGGCGTTCAAGCCTGAGGATGTTCACGCGCTGACGGCCGCCGTGGTGCGGCTCAAAGGCGTTTGCGGCACGGTCTTCAACGACCGCCGCCAGTACATTGGCATTCGACTCTTCGTGACCGACCTGGACGACATTGCGATCGAGCGCCCGGCCCCGCGGGAGCCGTTCGATCTGCCGAACCGTCCGCTGAACGCGATGCTGCAGTTCCGCCAGGGCCGCGACGGCGTGGACATGGTGAAGGTCACCGGCACGGTGACGTGGTCACGCGCCGGCGAAGGCCTTTACCTGGAAGACAACGAGGGCGGAAGCCTCTTCGTACAGAGCGGACTTGACCGCAAGGTGCCGCTGGGCACGCGTGTGGAGGCAGTGGGCTACCCCGGCAAGGGCACCTACGCGCCGCAGATGGAGAACGCGATCTTCCAGGAGTTGGGCAGCGCTCCGCCGCTACGTCCGCTGGAAGTGCGCGCGAGCGAGATGATCGTGAACCGCGATGGCTTTCAGGTCGCTCCGCATGATTCGCAACTGGTGAAGCTGAGCGGCAAGCTGCGCGAGCAGTTCGAACGCGGCAACGAAGAAGTGCTGCTGCTGCAGGATGGCAACACTGTTTTCAGCGCGCGCATTCCGCACTCGGCGATGCACCGCGAGTACAGCAAGGGCAGCACGTTGAGCGTCACTGGCGTGGCCATGATGATCGTGGACCAGTCGCGCGAGCCGAAGGCAGTCGTCGTAATGATGCGCGTGCCGGAGGATGTGGTCGTCGTGCACGGCGCGCCGTGGTGGAGCGCAGAGCACCTGAGCTGGCTCGCGGGCGTACTCGCGGTGCTGGCAGTGCTGCTCTTCGGCATCATCGCGTTCCTGCGTCGCCAGGCTGCGTTGCGCGAGATGGTCTTCACCGATCAGCTAACGGGACTCTACAACCGCCGCGGCTTCATGGCGTTTGCGCAGGCGCACTGGGTGAAGGCACAGAAGCTGCGCACGCCGCTGCTGCTGATCTACATCGACCTCGATCTCTTCAAGCAGATCAACGATACGCACGGCCACAAGATGGGCGACGAGGCCCTGAAGCGTGTGGGCGAGTTGCTGATGTCGAGCTTCCGCAAGAGCGACGTGATCGGCCGCATGGGTGGCGACGAGTTCGCCGCCGTAGCGCTCGACGGCAGCCCGGAGCTGGCGGCAGAGCTTTGCGACCGCATTCGCAGCGAAGTCGAAGCCACGAACGCGAAGCACCGCTACCCGTTCGAGCTTTCACTGAGCCTCGGCTCGGTGGTCTGCGATCCGGCTAAGCAGGGCGGCAGCATCGAAGACCTGCTCGCACAGGCCGACGAGATCATGTACGAACAGAAGCGTCAGCGCAAGGCCGAGCGAGCCATGGCCGCTGCAGGGTAA
- a CDS encoding septal ring lytic transglycosylase RlpA family protein encodes MSFRLHLRVALLALLCVGLAGCHHHAKYASNQAPDRPDWSSGYPPKHRKPAPSSGDRASATPRPTAPRPSAPAPDTSNLTLTGKPIMTETGMASWYGPSFHNRKAADGSTYDQNGLTAAHRTLPLGSLARVTNLATNESVIVRITDRGPFVRGRLMDLSEGAAKRIDLYRMGVAKVKVEAYSPSSATVEKPGLWAVQAGAFSTQRDANDLRDALAKRYATARIQEFQGPTGYWVRIDPPGRVKEQAQAIREWIGKPDDQADAFLVRLD; translated from the coding sequence ATGAGCTTCCGTCTTCACCTTCGAGTGGCGTTGCTCGCACTGCTTTGCGTCGGACTGGCTGGTTGCCACCATCACGCCAAGTACGCCAGCAACCAGGCGCCGGATCGTCCGGACTGGTCTTCGGGCTACCCGCCGAAGCATCGTAAGCCCGCGCCGAGCAGCGGCGATCGTGCCTCCGCGACCCCGCGTCCGACTGCGCCTCGGCCGTCCGCTCCGGCGCCTGACACCTCGAACCTCACCCTCACCGGCAAGCCCATCATGACCGAAACCGGCATGGCGAGCTGGTACGGACCCTCGTTCCACAACCGCAAAGCCGCAGACGGCAGCACCTACGACCAGAATGGCCTCACCGCGGCGCACCGTACGCTGCCGCTGGGCTCGCTGGCCCGCGTGACGAACCTGGCCACCAATGAAAGCGTCATCGTCCGCATTACGGACCGCGGCCCCTTCGTGCGCGGCCGCCTCATGGACCTCTCCGAAGGCGCGGCCAAGCGGATCGACCTCTACCGCATGGGCGTCGCCAAGGTGAAGGTCGAGGCCTACTCGCCTTCGTCCGCGACGGTTGAAAAGCCCGGTCTGTGGGCGGTGCAGGCAGGCGCGTTCTCCACGCAGCGCGACGCGAATGACCTCCGCGACGCGCTCGCCAAGCGCTACGCCACGGCGAGGATTCAGGAGTTCCAGGGGCCGACAGGCTACTGGGTCCGCATCGACCCGCCCGGCCGCGTGAAAGAGCAGGCGCAGGCCATCCGGGAGTGGATCGGCAAGCCTGACGATCAGGCCGATGCGTTCCTCGTGCGCCTGGACTAA
- the rplT gene encoding 50S ribosomal protein L20: protein MPRVKRSTKRADRRRKILKRASGYFLTKSKLYQAAQEAVERGLKFAYIGRKQKKRQYRSLWIVRIGAAAKLNGMSYSTFINGLKKAGNGLDRKILADIAANDAAGFTALVAQAKAGLAAAKK from the coding sequence ATGCCTCGTGTAAAACGCAGTACAAAGCGCGCTGATCGCCGCCGCAAGATTCTTAAGCGCGCCAGCGGCTATTTCCTCACCAAGTCCAAGCTCTATCAGGCCGCTCAGGAAGCCGTCGAGCGCGGTCTCAAGTTCGCCTACATCGGCCGTAAGCAGAAGAAGCGTCAGTACCGCTCGCTGTGGATCGTCCGTATCGGCGCAGCAGCCAAGCTGAACGGCATGAGCTACTCGACCTTCATCAACGGCCTCAAGAAGGCTGGCAACGGCCTCGATCGCAAGATCCTTGCTGACATCGCCGCCAACGACGCAGCAGGCTTCACGGCCCTCGTCGCGCAGGCGAAGGCTGGCCTCGCAGCCGCCAAGAAGTAA